A part of Halodesulfovibrio marinisediminis DSM 17456 genomic DNA contains:
- a CDS encoding secondary thiamine-phosphate synthase enzyme YjbQ, which yields MEKLEIRTSTREELIDITSRVQTLVSENNWEDGMLLLFCPHTTGAVTVNEGADPDVARDITVNMRHIVPYNGDYKHMEGNSDAHIKASMFGPDQMLIVENGRVQLGTWQAIYFCEFDGARNRKLWVKFIPS from the coding sequence ATGGAAAAGCTAGAAATCCGTACATCAACCCGTGAAGAACTCATTGATATTACGTCCAGAGTACAGACGCTTGTCAGCGAAAATAACTGGGAAGACGGCATGCTGCTGCTTTTTTGCCCGCATACAACAGGGGCAGTCACAGTTAATGAGGGTGCCGACCCTGACGTTGCCCGTGATATTACAGTGAACATGCGCCATATCGTGCCATATAATGGTGATTACAAGCATATGGAGGGCAATAGCGATGCTCATATTAAAGCAAGCATGTTCGGCCCTGATCAGATGCTCATCGTCGAAAATGGTCGTGTTCAACTTGGAACATGGCAGGCAATCTATTTTTGTGAATTTGATGGAGCGCGGAACCGCAAGCTGTGGGTGAAGTTTATTCCTTCCTAG
- the cobT gene encoding nicotinate-nucleotide--dimethylbenzimidazole phosphoribosyltransferase: MTSSFPHRDSKVEQVSTYENTAENETLLRDLLQKIEPVSDSLCQAATHRLDNLTKPIGSLGKLEELAVRMCCIQNKTLGIAADPLRIYAIAGDHGVNEEGVSVFTQDVTRQMVQNFCDGGAGINVLANTAGAELCVVDLASKGDCYPEHDSLIQCKIAQGTQNISKAPAMSREMCLRALLIGAELADKALKEGCPSIGTGEMGVSNTTPSTALYCAYLGLQPQDITGAGGGLDSKGITRKTSVIERALSLHSATIKTGDPIDILATLGGYEIAALAGLILGGAANNQLVLLDGFIATAAYTAAWKLCPTVKDYAFFSHASAEAGHKQILTKLDIDPLHDLGLRLGEGSGVPLALFLMRCACNTYNQMTTYSDTDVEPPDNL, translated from the coding sequence ATGACATCTTCTTTTCCGCATCGCGATTCCAAGGTTGAACAAGTTTCCACCTACGAAAACACCGCAGAAAACGAAACCCTACTACGCGATCTTCTTCAAAAAATCGAGCCGGTCTCTGACTCGCTGTGCCAAGCAGCGACCCACCGACTAGACAACCTGACAAAGCCCATCGGCAGCCTTGGCAAGTTGGAAGAGCTGGCCGTACGTATGTGCTGCATTCAAAATAAAACACTGGGAATCGCCGCAGACCCGCTAAGAATCTACGCTATAGCAGGCGATCACGGTGTGAACGAAGAAGGCGTCTCCGTCTTCACTCAGGACGTCACACGCCAAATGGTACAAAATTTCTGTGACGGTGGTGCAGGGATCAATGTACTTGCGAATACTGCCGGTGCAGAGCTCTGTGTCGTGGATCTTGCCTCCAAAGGAGACTGCTATCCGGAACACGACTCCCTTATCCAGTGTAAAATTGCACAAGGAACACAGAATATTTCTAAAGCACCTGCTATGAGTCGTGAAATGTGCCTGCGGGCACTGCTAATCGGTGCCGAGCTTGCTGACAAAGCACTTAAAGAGGGCTGCCCCTCCATCGGAACCGGAGAAATGGGCGTCTCAAACACCACGCCATCAACAGCACTCTACTGCGCATACCTTGGACTTCAGCCACAAGACATTACAGGTGCCGGCGGGGGGCTCGATTCTAAGGGCATCACACGCAAAACCAGCGTCATTGAACGCGCCCTCTCACTCCATTCAGCTACAATTAAGACCGGTGATCCTATCGATATCCTCGCAACTCTCGGCGGATATGAAATTGCAGCCCTCGCAGGACTCATCCTCGGTGGTGCAGCGAACAACCAGCTTGTACTGCTCGACGGATTCATTGCAACAGCAGCATATACAGCAGCATGGAAACTCTGCCCGACAGTAAAAGATTACGCGTTCTTTTCTCACGCATCAGCAGAAGCCGGACACAAACAGATTCTCACCAAGCTTGATATCGACCCGCTCCACGACCTCGGGCTACGCCTCGGCGAAGGCAGCGGCGTACCTCTCGCTCTGTTCCTTATGCGCTGCGCCTGCAACACATACAACCAAATGACCACCTACAGTGACACTGACGTTGAACCACCTGACAATTTATAG